The following coding sequences are from one Leptolyngbya sp. NIES-3755 window:
- a CDS encoding peptidase M23 (similar to AA sequence:cyanobase_aa:LBDG_24220), with the protein MFLTKRFTFIGVAIALLLVFATPSRALQAQITPQSPALGDTIAVLTRAESTPTVSFNGKNYPSFDLGNNRYRTLLPTTPLDRPGRLSVQIVAGSDTQTIPVTLRNRSFPTQSIWLPPGKDSNGDDQEFDRIDAFKAIVSPEKLWSGKFARPNNGEVTSGYGIRRYYNGVFAKDYYHRGIDYAGGNGSAIVAPAAGRVVLVGRESQGFRVHGNCVGLDHGQGVETIYIHMSRIDVKEGDLVKPGQRLGAIGSTGSATGPHLHWGLFVHGAAVDPTPWQTKTFE; encoded by the coding sequence GTGTTCCTGACAAAGCGTTTTACTTTCATCGGAGTTGCCATAGCGCTCCTTCTCGTTTTCGCGACTCCTTCTCGCGCCCTCCAAGCCCAAATTACGCCGCAATCTCCCGCTCTCGGAGATACGATCGCAGTCCTCACCCGCGCTGAATCAACTCCGACCGTGAGTTTCAACGGTAAGAACTATCCATCGTTCGACTTGGGCAATAATCGCTACCGAACCTTATTGCCGACTACGCCGCTCGATCGTCCCGGTCGATTATCCGTTCAAATCGTTGCGGGTTCAGACACACAAACAATTCCGGTCACTTTGAGAAATCGATCGTTTCCGACTCAAAGCATTTGGCTCCCACCTGGAAAAGATAGTAACGGCGATGATCAAGAGTTCGATCGCATTGATGCGTTTAAAGCGATCGTGTCTCCTGAAAAATTATGGTCAGGCAAATTCGCCCGTCCGAATAACGGTGAAGTCACTTCTGGCTATGGAATTCGACGCTATTACAACGGTGTGTTTGCGAAAGATTATTACCATCGTGGGATTGACTATGCAGGCGGAAATGGATCAGCGATCGTGGCTCCCGCAGCAGGTCGAGTCGTTTTGGTTGGACGGGAATCTCAAGGGTTTCGAGTGCATGGAAATTGTGTCGGACTCGATCATGGTCAGGGAGTCGAAACGATTTACATTCACATGAGTCGGATTGATGTCAAAGAAGGCGACTTAGTGAAACCGGGACAGCGACTTGGTGCGATCGGGTCTACCGGATCTGCGACTGGACCCCACTTACATTGGGGCTTATTCGTACATGGAGCCGCTGTTGATCCGACCCCTTGGCAGAC